The following proteins come from a genomic window of Candidatus Thiodiazotropha sp. CDECU1:
- a CDS encoding sodium:proton antiporter → MISTVTPELILYTTAIGLIVIGLAGVVISSHLFRMVLALVIAEAGANLMLVLAGYRWDAVAPILTSLAQPDSMVDPVPQALVLTAIVIGVGIQALAVSLLIRIHQRYATLDRKQAVERMDAEIAASFGAARDVSQEAPLGERPIPPVPADEVDLRGDAS, encoded by the coding sequence ATGATCTCCACAGTCACTCCGGAACTGATTCTCTATACCACTGCGATCGGATTGATAGTGATCGGCCTGGCCGGTGTGGTCATCTCTTCCCACCTGTTTCGCATGGTGCTGGCTCTGGTGATTGCAGAGGCCGGCGCCAATCTGATGCTGGTACTCGCGGGTTATCGATGGGATGCAGTGGCACCTATTCTTACCTCCCTGGCACAACCCGACTCCATGGTCGATCCGGTGCCCCAGGCCCTGGTGTTGACAGCCATCGTCATCGGCGTCGGCATCCAGGCCCTCGCCGTGAGCCTATTGATCCGCATCCACCAGCGTTACGCCACATTGGACCGTAAACAGGCGGTTGAACGAATGGATGCGGAGATCGCCGCCAGTTTTGGTGCCGCAAGGGACGTCAGTCAGGAAGCACCCCTGGGGGAACGCCCAATACCACCTGTTCCCGCGGATGAGGTCGATTTGCGGGGGGATGCATCATGA
- a CDS encoding MnhB domain-containing protein: MGNLTGLLFAGGLGFMLLGIASGLDFGAPPMLIGSEIQAQAPQQTGAANIVTSVVLGYRAIDTLGELSILFAAAVSAGLVLGRRHTTAGTQNKGGFILATGGSLLFPLMMTIGFYIIFHGHLTPGGGFQGGVILAAAFFLPLLARPGARLHHKTLSLIEGFAGASFILIGLLAMLEGKAFLQPLLVQDTLGQLISAGTLPLLYLAVGLKVGAELASLLSRLIQTEAPQ, from the coding sequence ATGGGTAATCTCACCGGTCTGTTATTTGCCGGGGGTTTGGGTTTCATGTTGCTGGGGATTGCCAGCGGACTCGATTTCGGCGCTCCACCCATGCTCATTGGCAGCGAGATTCAGGCCCAAGCGCCACAGCAGACAGGGGCCGCCAATATTGTCACTTCCGTGGTGCTGGGATACCGCGCCATCGATACCCTGGGGGAGCTCTCGATCCTCTTCGCCGCCGCGGTTTCAGCCGGTCTGGTACTGGGACGCCGTCATACCACCGCGGGCACGCAGAACAAGGGAGGCTTTATACTGGCTACGGGAGGCTCACTGCTCTTTCCATTGATGATGACGATCGGGTTTTACATCATCTTCCACGGCCACCTGACCCCCGGTGGTGGTTTCCAGGGGGGCGTCATCCTGGCAGCGGCCTTCTTTCTGCCCCTCCTCGCCCGCCCCGGCGCCAGACTGCATCACAAGACATTGAGCCTGATCGAAGGCTTCGCCGGTGCCAGCTTCATCCTGATCGGCCTGTTGGCCATGCTGGAGGGCAAGGCGTTTCTACAACCGCTTCTGGTCCAGGACACCCTGGGCCAACTCATCTCCGCCGGCACGCTGCCGCTGCTCTATCTCGCGGTCGGCCTCAAGGTGGGTGCGGAACTGGCCAGCCTGCTTTCGCGTCTGATCCAGACAGAGGCGCCGCAATGA
- a CDS encoding Na(+)/H(+) antiporter subunit B, translating to MSSIEIWILLLLAVMMLSAAMMVLLVKNHIAAVAAASVVSLGLALLFVLMRAPDVAMTEAAVGVGLSSLILALALRRLGLWQVDNEQVKYNLLSRDGENEDG from the coding sequence ATGAGTAGTATTGAAATCTGGATTCTGTTGCTCCTGGCAGTGATGATGCTGAGTGCTGCGATGATGGTGTTGCTGGTGAAAAACCATATCGCCGCAGTCGCCGCCGCCTCTGTAGTCTCGCTTGGCCTGGCACTGCTCTTCGTACTCATGAGAGCGCCGGATGTCGCCATGACGGAAGCAGCTGTTGGGGTTGGTTTGAGCAGTCTGATCCTGGCGCTTGCCTTGCGTCGCCTGGGCCTTTGGCAGGTGGACAACGAGCAGGTGAAATACAACCTGCTGAGTCGCGATGGGGAGAACGAGGATGGGTAA
- the mnhG gene encoding monovalent cation/H(+) antiporter subunit G → MRMVADLILLLGATFTLLGALGLVRMPDVYNRIQAGTKAVTLGALSLLLGIGLLYPDWWSKLLVIALMILVTNPIGSSTIARALLMAGVKPWKSVETTTSEQDRA, encoded by the coding sequence ATGAGAATGGTAGCGGATCTGATATTGCTTTTGGGAGCGACCTTCACCCTGCTCGGAGCCCTCGGGCTGGTACGCATGCCGGATGTCTACAACCGCATCCAGGCAGGGACCAAGGCGGTAACCCTGGGCGCCCTCTCGCTTCTGCTGGGCATTGGACTGCTCTATCCGGACTGGTGGTCCAAGCTGCTGGTCATTGCCCTGATGATCCTGGTCACCAATCCCATAGGCTCATCCACTATTGCCAGGGCGCTGTTGATGGCAGGGGTGAAGCCTTGGAAAAGCGTCGAAACCACTACCTCTGAGCAGGATAGAGCATGA
- a CDS encoding monovalent cation/H+ antiporter complex subunit F → MTLTLMETVALAMLGGAVLLSLLRLLLGPTAPDRVVAADTLAVITTSGLAVLAALLGSPLYLDVALIYGTLAFIGVVAIARAIEGNGS, encoded by the coding sequence ATGACCCTGACATTAATGGAAACCGTCGCCCTTGCAATGCTGGGCGGTGCGGTACTGCTGAGTCTGCTTAGGTTACTGCTCGGACCGACTGCACCGGACCGGGTTGTGGCGGCGGATACCCTGGCGGTTATTACCACCTCTGGCCTTGCCGTGCTCGCGGCACTGCTCGGGAGCCCTCTCTATCTTGACGTGGCATTGATCTACGGCACCCTCGCATTTATCGGTGTTGTCGCCATCGCCCGTGCCATCGAGGGTAACGGATCATGA
- a CDS encoding Na+/H+ antiporter subunit E yields the protein MSENPAPHEQAQFSHGLFLFFLIFLLWIMLAGSLAIAEVGIGLMVAAVVTLTSRPHLALFSGLRLSISSIRPFLTYLGVFLAALIRANLDMARRVLSPSLPLRPGVVEVKTQLKSSLGRLILANSITLTPGTLTVDLEGDSILIHWVDIPPGSDVESATRDVISQFEPHLLGFVK from the coding sequence ATGTCAGAAAACCCTGCGCCCCATGAACAAGCCCAGTTTTCCCATGGGCTGTTCCTGTTTTTTCTAATATTCCTGCTTTGGATTATGCTTGCCGGCAGTCTCGCTATCGCTGAGGTGGGCATCGGCCTGATGGTGGCTGCGGTAGTCACTCTGACCAGCCGGCCCCATCTTGCGCTATTTTCCGGCCTGCGCCTCTCGATCAGTTCAATCCGGCCCTTTCTCACCTACCTGGGGGTCTTCCTGGCAGCACTGATACGCGCCAATCTGGATATGGCTCGCCGTGTACTCTCTCCCTCGCTACCCCTGCGCCCGGGAGTGGTTGAAGTCAAAACCCAGTTGAAGTCATCACTTGGGCGCCTGATCCTGGCAAACAGCATCACCCTGACCCCAGGCACACTCACTGTCGACCTGGAAGGTGACAGCATCCTGATACATTGGGTCGACATCCCTCCTGGGAGTGATGTGGAAAGCGCCACACGCGATGTCATCAGCCAGTTTGAACCTCACCTATTAGGCTTTGTTAAATGA
- a CDS encoding GspH/FimT family pseudopilin: protein MQSTPAQSHCRSFGFTLLELIVTMSIVVILLGMGIPAFRALTAKNLQASEINSFVHHFHLARSLSITNQTHHVLCPSRDGVSCTNSGEWGQGYILYEDSNPNRTRDQNEQLQSVHRPNQEMAIDIASSQHRRFVVYGGDGRPSGYNLTLTFCDPSSQIPPKAVILSNLGRVRVSGTRWDGSALSCGGDI, encoded by the coding sequence ATGCAATCAACCCCGGCTCAATCTCATTGCCGATCTTTCGGATTCACCCTGCTCGAGTTAATCGTCACCATGAGCATCGTGGTAATTCTGCTCGGCATGGGTATTCCCGCATTTCGCGCTTTGACCGCAAAGAACCTGCAAGCGAGCGAAATCAACAGCTTTGTTCACCATTTCCATCTCGCCCGCTCCCTGTCGATCACCAATCAGACCCACCATGTACTCTGTCCCAGCCGGGATGGTGTGAGCTGTACAAACAGCGGGGAGTGGGGCCAGGGATATATCCTGTATGAAGACTCCAACCCGAACAGAACCCGGGATCAAAACGAGCAGTTGCAATCCGTACATCGGCCGAACCAAGAGATGGCTATCGACATAGCGTCCAGCCAACACCGCAGATTTGTCGTGTATGGGGGAGATGGGCGGCCCAGCGGCTATAATCTAACCCTCACCTTTTGCGATCCCAGCAGCCAGATACCACCCAAGGCAGTGATCCTAAGCAACCTGGGACGGGTCAGAGTATCCGGCACCCGCTGGGACGGTTCAGCACTCAGCTGCGGGGGGGATATTTAA
- a CDS encoding pyridoxal phosphate-dependent aminotransferase — protein sequence MNAQLSSRVQAVKPSPTLAVTARAAEMRAAGKDVIGLGAGEPDFDTPDHIKAAAINAINDGFTKYTAVDGTPALKQAIIDKFQRDNGFDYAMDQILVSCGGKQSFYNLAQAVLDPGDEVIIPAPYWVSYPDMSILAGGVPVLVSAGASQNFKINAQQLAAAITEKTKLFVINSPSNPTGMAYSREELVALGEVLKEHPRVLIATDDMYEHILWPGNSFVNILNACPELKDRMLVLNGVSKAYSMTGWRIGYAGGPADIIKAMKKIQSQSTSNPTSISQVAAQAAIEGPQECIQEMLTAFKARHDYVVERLNGMPGIDCLPSDGTFYCFPNVEGALASIDGVSNDLELSEYLITDAGVALVPGTAFGLSGHVRISIATSQENLEKALDRIEGVLKT from the coding sequence ATGAATGCACAACTCTCCAGTCGCGTACAAGCCGTCAAACCCTCTCCCACTCTTGCTGTAACCGCTCGCGCCGCCGAGATGCGGGCCGCAGGAAAGGATGTCATCGGACTGGGTGCGGGAGAACCGGACTTCGACACACCAGACCACATCAAGGCAGCCGCCATCAATGCCATCAATGATGGCTTCACAAAATATACGGCTGTCGATGGCACGCCGGCCCTGAAGCAGGCGATCATCGACAAGTTCCAACGCGACAACGGATTCGACTACGCGATGGATCAGATCCTTGTCTCCTGCGGCGGTAAACAGAGCTTTTACAATCTGGCCCAGGCCGTCCTCGATCCAGGTGACGAGGTGATCATCCCCGCTCCCTATTGGGTATCCTACCCCGACATGTCGATTCTGGCGGGTGGCGTACCGGTACTGGTCTCCGCGGGTGCCTCGCAGAATTTCAAGATCAATGCCCAGCAGTTGGCGGCCGCGATCACTGAAAAGACCAAGCTGTTCGTCATCAACAGCCCATCCAACCCCACCGGCATGGCCTACAGCCGAGAGGAGCTGGTAGCCCTGGGTGAGGTATTGAAAGAACACCCGAGAGTGCTGATTGCCACCGATGATATGTACGAACATATCCTCTGGCCCGGCAACAGCTTCGTCAACATACTCAATGCCTGCCCGGAACTGAAGGATCGCATGCTGGTGTTGAACGGGGTCTCCAAGGCCTATTCCATGACCGGATGGCGCATCGGTTATGCCGGTGGGCCCGCGGATATCATCAAGGCGATGAAAAAGATCCAGTCCCAGAGCACCTCGAATCCCACCTCCATATCGCAGGTGGCGGCACAGGCGGCCATCGAAGGTCCACAGGAGTGTATTCAGGAGATGTTGACCGCCTTCAAGGCACGCCACGATTATGTAGTGGAACGTCTCAACGGCATGCCCGGCATCGACTGTCTGCCCAGCGATGGCACCTTCTACTGCTTCCCGAATGTGGAAGGCGCCCTCGCCTCCATCGACGGTGTCAGCAACGATCTGGAGCTTTCGGAGTATCTGATCACAGACGCCGGCGTCGCCCTGGTGCCGGGCACCGCGTTCGGGCTCTCAGGACATGTCCGCATCTCTATCGCCACCAGCCAGGAAAACCTGGAAAAGGCCCTTGACCGAATAGAAGGCGTACTAAAAACCTGA
- the uvrB gene encoding excinuclease ABC subunit UvrB — protein MSKAFKITANFSPAGDQPEAIRRLDEGLRDGEAGMTLLGVTGSGKTFTIANVIQKLQRPTLILAPNKTLAAQLYGEFKEFFPDNSVEYFVSYYDYYQPEAYVPASDTFIEKDASINDHIEQMRLSATKALLERSDTIIVATVSSIYGLGDPRAYLGMMLHLSRGEIIDQRAILRRLAELQYKRNDVELHRATFRVRGEVIDIYPAESDAEALRVELFDDEIENLSVFDPLTGEIKRKVPRYSVYPKSHYVTPRETLMRAVDEIKLELQVRLRQLDSANKLVEAQRLDQRTRFDIEMITELGYCSGIENYSRYLSGRAAGEPPPTLFDYLPDEALLVVDESHVTIPQLGGMYRGDRSRKETLVEYGFRLPSALDNRPLRFEEFEYRSPQTIYVSATPRDYEIDHSGAIVEQVVRPTGLVDPQLDVRPASTQVDDLLSEIRLRVAKNERVLVTTLTKRMAEDLTDYLGDHDVRVRYLHSDIDTVERVEIIRDLRLGEFDVLVGINLLREGLDMPEVSLVAILDADKEGFLRSEGSLIQTIGRAARNANGMAILYADHVTGSMERAIDETNRRRAKQIEYNQAHGITPQTILKSISDVMESAYPGGQVSAKRYARVAEEELEYAGLSPTQMAKRIQQLEQQMYRHAQDLEFEEAAKIRDQIKHLQDRGLVV, from the coding sequence ATGAGCAAAGCGTTCAAAATAACTGCAAATTTTTCCCCGGCAGGGGACCAACCGGAGGCCATCAGGCGTCTGGATGAGGGTCTGAGAGACGGTGAAGCGGGCATGACCCTGCTGGGGGTCACCGGTTCCGGCAAGACCTTTACCATCGCCAATGTGATACAGAAATTACAGCGTCCAACCCTCATATTGGCACCCAACAAGACCCTGGCCGCCCAGTTGTACGGGGAGTTCAAGGAGTTCTTTCCCGACAATTCAGTGGAGTATTTTGTCTCCTACTACGACTACTATCAACCTGAGGCCTATGTCCCGGCTTCCGATACCTTCATTGAGAAGGATGCCTCCATCAATGACCATATCGAGCAGATGCGGCTCTCTGCAACCAAGGCCCTGCTGGAACGATCGGATACGATCATCGTGGCCACGGTCTCCTCTATCTATGGTCTGGGAGATCCACGCGCCTATCTGGGGATGATGTTACACCTCAGTCGTGGCGAGATCATCGATCAGCGGGCCATCCTTCGCCGCCTGGCGGAGCTGCAGTACAAGCGCAACGACGTGGAGCTGCATCGGGCCACGTTTCGTGTACGCGGTGAGGTGATCGACATCTACCCCGCGGAATCCGATGCCGAAGCGCTGCGGGTGGAGCTGTTCGATGACGAGATCGAGAATCTCTCCGTGTTCGATCCGCTCACCGGCGAGATCAAACGCAAGGTGCCACGCTACTCGGTCTACCCCAAGAGTCACTATGTGACACCGAGGGAGACGCTGATGCGGGCGGTCGATGAGATCAAACTGGAGCTGCAGGTGCGACTCAGGCAGTTGGATTCGGCCAACAAGCTGGTGGAGGCGCAACGCCTCGATCAGCGCACCCGCTTTGACATCGAGATGATCACCGAGCTGGGTTACTGTTCCGGCATCGAGAACTATTCACGCTATCTTTCGGGCAGGGCAGCCGGCGAGCCACCCCCGACCCTGTTCGACTATCTGCCGGATGAGGCCTTGCTGGTGGTGGATGAGAGTCATGTCACCATCCCGCAGCTCGGCGGTATGTACCGGGGTGACAGATCGCGCAAGGAGACACTGGTGGAGTATGGCTTTCGGCTTCCTTCCGCGCTCGACAACAGGCCACTGCGCTTCGAGGAGTTCGAGTATCGCTCACCCCAGACCATCTATGTCAGTGCGACCCCCCGGGACTATGAGATCGATCACTCGGGTGCCATTGTCGAGCAGGTGGTGCGTCCCACCGGGCTGGTCGATCCCCAGCTCGATGTCAGGCCGGCGAGCACCCAGGTCGACGATCTGCTATCCGAGATACGTCTGCGGGTGGCAAAAAATGAGCGGGTCTTGGTGACCACCCTGACCAAACGCATGGCGGAGGATCTCACCGACTATCTCGGTGATCACGATGTACGGGTGCGCTATCTCCACTCCGACATCGACACGGTGGAGCGGGTGGAGATCATTCGTGACCTGCGCCTGGGAGAGTTCGATGTCCTGGTGGGCATCAATCTGTTGCGTGAAGGGCTGGATATGCCGGAGGTCTCCCTGGTGGCCATCCTGGACGCGGACAAAGAAGGATTTCTGCGCTCGGAGGGCTCCCTGATTCAAACCATCGGTCGTGCCGCGCGGAATGCCAATGGTATGGCAATCCTGTATGCGGATCATGTTACCGGGTCAATGGAACGGGCGATCGATGAGACCAATCGACGCCGGGCAAAGCAGATAGAGTACAACCAGGCCCATGGCATTACACCGCAGACGATCCTGAAATCGATATCGGACGTTATGGAATCCGCCTATCCGGGAGGACAGGTGAGTGCCAAACGTTATGCCAGGGTGGCGGAGGAGGAGCTGGAGTATGCCGGCCTGTCGCCAACCCAGATGGCGAAGCGCATCCAGCAATTGGAGCAGCAGATGTATCGCCATGCCCAGGATCTTGAATTTGAGGAGGCAGCCAAGATTCGTGACCAGATCAAACATCTGCAGGATAGGGGGCTGGTGGTGTAG
- a CDS encoding protein-L-isoaspartate(D-aspartate) O-methyltransferase: MGDVQGMLSDIQAEANYACRMSGLDHLNDHVLAAMGRVPRQRFVSKSLRPHAFDNSPLPIGKGQTISQPFIVALMTDLMAPKRGDNVLEVGTGSGYQTAVLAELVDHLYSIEIIPELAKKSRRRLEKEGYNNISFQVGDGYYGWSDMAPFDAIIVTAAVEQIPHPLVEQLAPGGRLVLPVGERSYSQDLILVKKDPSGAIIKTRLLPVSFMPLSGSR; encoded by the coding sequence ATGGGCGATGTACAAGGTATGCTCAGTGATATCCAGGCGGAGGCAAACTATGCCTGTCGCATGTCGGGTCTGGACCACCTCAATGACCATGTTTTGGCAGCCATGGGACGAGTGCCCAGGCAGCGCTTCGTCAGCAAATCCCTTCGGCCCCATGCCTTCGACAACAGTCCACTGCCTATCGGCAAGGGCCAGACCATCTCACAGCCATTCATCGTTGCCTTGATGACCGATCTTATGGCCCCTAAACGTGGTGACAATGTACTCGAGGTGGGTACAGGGTCGGGCTACCAGACCGCTGTGTTGGCTGAACTGGTCGATCATCTCTATAGCATCGAGATCATTCCGGAATTGGCTAAAAAATCCCGCCGTCGCCTGGAAAAAGAGGGCTATAACAATATATCTTTCCAGGTGGGCGATGGTTACTACGGTTGGTCGGATATGGCACCCTTCGATGCCATAATTGTGACTGCAGCCGTGGAGCAGATACCGCACCCGCTGGTCGAACAGCTCGCACCCGGAGGGCGCCTGGTGCTACCGGTTGGGGAACGGAGTTACAGTCAGGATCTGATCCTGGTGAAGAAAGACCCTTCCGGGGCGATCATAAAAACCCGACTCTTACCCGTCTCCTTTATGCCGCTTAGCGGATCACGTTGA
- a CDS encoding putative bifunctional diguanylate cyclase/phosphodiesterase, which produces MALQVLIVEDLPYDAELMALRLRDDGFDLDYTRVQGEVAFLEALANQPDLILCDWHLPQFSGQRALSLLRQQNLDIPFIIVSGGIGEEAAIDALRQGANDYVLKDRPARLGEAVKRALIDQKLRDAHRIAEEKLRLADRAFQNTAEGITVTDVDGNIVSTNPAFEAITGYSNEEVMGQNPRLLKSGHHEDSFYRDMWNTLLKTGHWRGEIWNRRKNGDVFPEWLTISTVKDSDGDITHYVGVFTDISQIKEAQDQINFLAHHDALTQLPNRALFRERFQHALMHARREHNSIALLFLDLDRFKTVNDTLGHPVGDEVLLEVSRRMNRIIRASDTLARLGGDEFVLLLEEQTDAQHAVVVARKLIDLFSKPMIISEHELVVTASIGITLYPNDGEDPDMLIRHADRAMYEAKQQGRNTYRFFTRALSEGALERLVMENDLRRAISRNQLMLHYQPIVNLQTQQLHGIEALVRWQHPKQGLIAPGLFIELAEEIGIIGEIGQWVLRSACNQLASWDRDNFKVPRISVNLSVQQIDREGLVDLVSEELKNSGLSPERLELEVTESMLMRNPDLSRAVLTELRTIGVKFAIDDFGTGYSNLAYLKLLPLDRLKIDQSFVQDIGQDANDEAIVRAIIAMSKSLGLEAVAEGVEKSSQADFLLKSGCDLSQGYLYSRPLPAEEILNNWAQAENAKSI; this is translated from the coding sequence ATGGCGCTACAGGTATTAATAGTCGAGGATCTGCCCTACGATGCCGAGTTGATGGCGCTTAGGCTCAGGGATGATGGTTTTGACCTGGACTACACCCGGGTACAAGGGGAAGTCGCCTTTCTTGAAGCCTTAGCAAATCAGCCTGATCTGATTCTGTGTGATTGGCACCTCCCCCAATTCAGTGGTCAACGAGCCCTCTCTCTACTCCGACAACAGAATCTCGATATCCCATTCATCATCGTCTCCGGCGGTATTGGTGAAGAGGCTGCCATCGATGCCCTGCGACAGGGTGCCAACGACTATGTCTTAAAAGACCGGCCCGCCAGGCTGGGTGAAGCAGTAAAACGTGCTCTGATCGATCAAAAACTGAGAGATGCGCACCGAATTGCCGAGGAGAAGCTACGCCTTGCAGATCGGGCCTTCCAAAATACTGCGGAAGGCATCACGGTGACCGACGTTGATGGAAATATAGTCTCGACCAATCCAGCCTTTGAAGCCATCACCGGCTATTCCAATGAGGAGGTAATGGGCCAGAATCCTCGACTCCTGAAATCGGGTCATCACGAAGACTCATTTTATAGAGATATGTGGAACACATTGTTAAAGACCGGGCATTGGCGAGGAGAGATCTGGAACCGCCGTAAAAACGGCGATGTCTTTCCGGAATGGCTCACCATCAGTACGGTCAAGGACAGCGATGGCGATATCACCCATTACGTAGGCGTCTTCACCGATATTTCCCAGATCAAAGAGGCGCAGGATCAAATCAACTTTCTTGCCCATCACGATGCCTTGACCCAACTGCCCAATCGCGCCCTGTTCCGGGAACGATTCCAACATGCACTGATGCATGCTCGGCGCGAGCACAACTCCATTGCACTGCTGTTTCTCGATCTGGATCGTTTCAAGACAGTCAATGACACCCTTGGACATCCGGTGGGTGATGAAGTGCTTCTTGAAGTCAGTCGACGCATGAATCGAATCATCCGAGCCAGCGACACCCTGGCGCGGCTGGGTGGGGATGAGTTCGTGCTGCTTCTGGAAGAACAGACCGATGCTCAACATGCCGTGGTGGTAGCGCGTAAATTAATTGACCTGTTTTCCAAACCAATGATCATCAGCGAGCATGAACTGGTGGTGACGGCAAGTATCGGTATCACCCTCTATCCCAATGACGGTGAGGATCCGGATATGCTCATCCGGCATGCCGATCGGGCCATGTACGAAGCCAAACAACAAGGCCGCAATACCTACCGCTTCTTTACCCGGGCCTTGAGCGAGGGTGCTTTGGAGCGGCTGGTGATGGAGAATGACCTGCGTCGGGCGATAAGCCGTAACCAACTGATGCTGCACTATCAACCTATTGTGAATCTGCAAACACAGCAGTTACATGGGATTGAGGCACTGGTTCGATGGCAGCACCCTAAACAGGGCCTGATAGCCCCGGGTCTCTTTATCGAGCTTGCCGAAGAGATCGGTATCATCGGAGAGATCGGTCAATGGGTCCTGCGCTCAGCCTGCAATCAGCTCGCCAGTTGGGACAGGGATAATTTCAAGGTGCCTCGCATATCGGTCAACCTGTCGGTACAGCAGATTGATCGGGAAGGCCTGGTCGACTTGGTATCAGAGGAGCTTAAGAACAGCGGCCTATCCCCGGAACGGCTGGAACTGGAGGTGACCGAGTCGATGTTGATGCGCAATCCTGATTTGAGTCGTGCTGTGCTCACTGAGCTCAGGACCATCGGAGTGAAATTTGCCATCGACGATTTCGGTACCGGCTACTCGAACCTGGCCTATCTTAAACTACTCCCCCTGGACCGCCTCAAGATAGACCAATCCTTTGTCCAGGATATCGGTCAGGATGCCAATGACGAGGCAATCGTCCGGGCCATCATCGCCATGTCGAAAAGCCTTGGCCTGGAAGCAGTTGCCGAAGGGGTGGAGAAATCCAGCCAGGCAGATTTTCTGCTCAAATCTGGCTGCGACCTTTCACAGGGCTATCTCTACAGCCGCCCACTACCTGCGGAAGAGATCCTTAATAACTGGGCTCAAGCTGAAAACGCTAAGTCCATCTAG
- a CDS encoding response regulator has product MSNSAIIMLVEDNRMDIELTLDAFKEARLSNRIEVANSGKRALDYLLGNGEFADRIKHPLPDLILLDLKMPGIDGFEVLKRIKDTPKIKRIPVVVLTSSKEQGDRALSYDIGANSYLVKPVAFSGFIDVVRQIEDYWLTLNVGAPMSESNSS; this is encoded by the coding sequence ATGAGTAATTCCGCCATAATTATGCTGGTTGAAGACAATCGTATGGACATCGAACTAACCCTCGATGCATTCAAGGAAGCAAGGCTTTCCAATCGCATCGAGGTTGCCAATAGTGGTAAGAGAGCACTGGATTACCTTCTCGGTAATGGTGAATTTGCAGACCGAATTAAGCATCCGCTACCCGATCTGATACTGCTGGACCTGAAAATGCCGGGTATCGATGGCTTCGAGGTATTGAAACGCATCAAAGATACACCAAAGATCAAGCGCATACCGGTGGTAGTTCTCACCTCTTCAAAGGAACAGGGCGACCGGGCTCTCTCGTATGACATTGGCGCCAACTCCTACCTGGTCAAACCTGTCGCTTTTTCGGGTTTCATCGATGTGGTCCGCCAGATCGAAGACTATTGGCTGACACTCAATGTTGGAGCACCAATGTCAGAAAGTAATTCAAGCTGA